The sequence GGACAGGAGGCCCTGGACAAGGCCTTCGAGCTGCGGCCGGACATCATCCTGATGGACTTGTCGCTGCCCATCATCGACGGGTGGGAGGCGACGCGGCGGCTGAAGAACGATGACCGCACGCGCACCATTCCGGTGGTGGCGCTCACGGGCCACGCGATGACGGGCCAGTCGGATGAGGCGAAGGGCGCGGGCTGCGACTCGTTCGTCACCAAGCCGTGCCTGCCGGACGCGCTGGTGGACGAGGTCCGCCGCGTGCTGGCCACGAAGGGAGCCGCCCGGCCAGGGTGAGACGCGCGATGCCTCGGACGTCACGGCCCCGAAAAGGCTCCACCGCCAGGGGAGGTGGTGGGAAGAGCGCCGCACCGGTGCAGAAGAAGGCCCGGACGAAGCGGCCCGCCGCGAAGGTGGAGACCGTCACGGTGACGGTGGCTTCGGAGGGGCCGGTGCTGCCTCCGGAAGCGTGGCCCGAAAGCGCTGTGCCGGAGACCGCGAGCCCGCGCGTCGCACAGCGTGTGGATGCGGTGGTGGCGGCTCCGCCCGTCGAGGTGCAATCTCCCATGCACGGGAGCGGCAAGGCGGCGGGTGAGCGCGCCGCTCCAGCCAGCACAACCGCGGCCGTCGAGCCAAAGCCTTCCATCAGCGGGAGCGGCATGGCGGCGCCCGCTGAAGGCCTCGTTCCAGGTAGCACTGCCGTGGCAGTCGAGCCGAAGCCATCCATCAACGAGAGCGGCAAGCAGGCATCCGGAGAGGGCGCCGTAGCGGGCCGCACGGCCACGATGGATGCGGAGGAGAGCCCGCAGTACCTCTACGGAGTGGTGCGCACGGCGGGCGATTTGGACTTCGGGCTCATCGGCCTGGGCGTGCCACCCGCGGACGTGCGCGCGGTGCGCGAGGGCGACCTCGCGGCGCTGGTGTCCACCTCACCGGCGCTCGTGGTGGACCCGACGCGCGCGCACCTGCTCGTGCACCAGCGCGTCACCGAGGCCGTGCTGCGCGAGCACACGCTTCTCCCCGTCGCCTTCGGCACGGTGCTGCGCTCCGAGGCCCAGGTGCGCGAGTTGCTGCGAAGCGAACACGATGCGCTGTCCGGCGCGCTCGCGGCGCTGGAGGACAAGGTCGAGCTGGGGCTGAAGGTGCTCTACCACCGAGAGCACCTGACCCGCCGATTGGAGTTGGACGACGCAACGCTGTGCCGCCGCGAGGACGAGTCCGAGGCCGACCACGAGCACCGCATGGGCGCCGCCGTGCAGGACC comes from Pyxidicoccus parkwaysis and encodes:
- a CDS encoding GvpL/GvpF family gas vesicle protein translates to MQKKARTKRPAAKVETVTVTVASEGPVLPPEAWPESAVPETASPRVAQRVDAVVAAPPVEVQSPMHGSGKAAGERAAPASTTAAVEPKPSISGSGMAAPAEGLVPGSTAVAVEPKPSINESGKQASGEGAVAGRTATMDAEESPQYLYGVVRTAGDLDFGLIGLGVPPADVRAVREGDLAALVSTSPALVVDPTRAHLLVHQRVTEAVLREHTLLPVAFGTVLRSEAQVRELLRSEHDALSGALAALEDKVELGLKVLYHREHLTRRLELDDATLCRREDESEADHEHRMGAAVQDRVERDMAALLEGLRPLAFASRTSPPVGDRMLLNASFLVGRDWVESFEARVKSLAARWDTYAFRFTGPWAPYSFVDVRLGLEPEAAA
- a CDS encoding response regulator yields the protein MTNPAPTTKPLVLVVDDYQDAREMYAEYLEFSGFRVAEAKNGQEALDKAFELRPDIILMDLSLPIIDGWEATRRLKNDDRTRTIPVVALTGHAMTGQSDEAKGAGCDSFVTKPCLPDALVDEVRRVLATKGAARPG